The Pleuronectes platessa chromosome 11, fPlePla1.1, whole genome shotgun sequence DNA segment atctaaatcactgcttttaatgaatcaagtctatttgagtttacagaactcagctgtggatccaTCATTATAAACgctaactccagcatagagaggctgagtgaatgtggtctggactctgtggaggagagtcatggtgtcagagactctgtagaaggacagaacacctgcactgtgatccaggtacactcctactctggagggcacaggacctgacactggagtctgGACGTTGTTGTAAGAAAACGAATGACTGTTTCTACCACAATAGaatgaccaagatttatcattgaatccaaataaacattcaagtgagtctcctgctctgctgatttTCTTGTATGCGACTCCTACACCAACTGctcctcccacctccacctcccagtaacaaggtccagtcagactctctctagtCAGGACCTGAGGCCAGAAactgaatctgtctgggtgatcagaATAAGATTGTTCTTCTCTCATAAAGGTTACTTCTCTGTTTCCAtcagataataacagacgtttgtttactgtgtttggatccagtgtgatttcctgtgaatattttaagaagtcagctctggtctctggctctggttgtcgcagtaaaacatccacttgagacacaatctgtaaaatctgtgtctctgtatcactcagaatgtcctgtattcgacctctgacctgggacacagctgctgtcacgtcctcaaagttcctcagaggacggatcctgatgctggatgagtgtgtagatccactgagtggtgacagtgaggggtagttgtgtagaaactggttgtggtcctctgtgtctgagagctgcttcagttcctggtctttcctcttcagctcagtgatctcctgctccagtctctcctgaagctctctgtctcgactcacttcagtttcctgctgggatctgatctgctgttccacatcagagcttcttttctccagcagacggatcatctcagtgaagatctcctcactgtcctccactgctttatcagcagagccattgagggcctcctcctgttgaagcagcttcacgtctttctctgtgtcctggattctctgctggattgtttgtctcctcagcctgagctctctctgcctctcagtcctttctgctgcagctgacactgtgtcgtggtctttatgttcctccaaagagcagagataacagatacactgctgatcagtgcggcagaacatcttcatcacctcgtcgtgacgagagcagatcttcttcagctccttcactaaATCAGttaacatggtgtttttctccaggacaggcctcggtgtgaaggtctgtctacactgaggacagctgtagcttcctctctcctcctctttgtcccagtgggtgtgaatacagctcttacagtagctgtgtccacagccagtagtcaccggatccttcagtagatccacACAGATCGAACAGGAGAGTGTTTGTCTGGCCGGTTGATTTTCTTGCTGCTCCATTTCAGCTGCTACCAGAGACTGTAGAATAGTTTGACTTCCTCCGAACagaaacagatctctgctcctccctctctttcacttcctctttttcccACGTTTTAacagatctgttcaggtcaaaaacactcttttctctctaCAGATCTTATAAATCTTTCACCTTTACATCTACAACATCAAAGGATTCTAACATCACcgacactgtgacattaaagcaaactgacaactaataatattttcttaatgaatcctttgaagtgtttttttatat contains these protein-coding regions:
- the LOC128450897 gene encoding E3 ubiquitin-protein ligase TRIM16-like, producing MEQQENQPARQTLSCSICVDLLKDPVTTGCGHSYCKSCIHTHWDKEEERGSYSCPQCRQTFTPRPVLEKNTMLTDLVKELKKICSRHDEVMKMFCRTDQQCICYLCSLEEHKDHDTVSAAAERTERQRELRLRRQTIQQRIQDTEKDVKLLQQEEALNGSADKAVEDSEEIFTEMIRLLEKRSSDVEQQIRSQQETEVSRDRELQERLEQEITELKRKDQELKQLSDTEDHNQFLHNYPSLSPLSGSTHSSSIRIRPLRNFEDVTAAVSQVRGRIQDILSDTETQILQIVSQVDVLLRQPEPETRADFLKYSQEITLDPNTVNKRLLLSDGNREVTFMREEQSYSDHPDRFSFWPQVLTRESLTGPCYWEVEVGGAVGVGVAYKKISRAGDSLECLFGFNDKSWSFYCGRNSHSFSYNNVQTPVSGPVPSRVGVYLDHSAGVLSFYRVSDTMTLLHRVQTTFTQPLYAGVSVYNDGSTAEFCKLK